The proteins below are encoded in one region of bacterium:
- a CDS encoding DUF1844 domain-containing protein → MSGETPRGDAPGEARPATESGSETSSTSGGAPGGEESGRQAVPIEAIPTRELLVWMLDILGAKAWQGMGLMPNPASGKIERDLGEAKIAIDAFAGLLDAMRSQLEGQALRDTEALLTTLRVNFVEKSSGA, encoded by the coding sequence ATGAGCGGAGAGACGCCGCGCGGGGACGCGCCCGGGGAAGCCCGGCCGGCAACAGAATCCGGATCGGAAACATCGTCTACTTCTGGCGGAGCGCCCGGCGGGGAGGAGAGCGGCCGGCAGGCCGTTCCGATCGAGGCGATCCCGACCCGGGAACTGCTCGTCTGGATGCTCGACATCCTCGGCGCCAAAGCATGGCAGGGTATGGGGCTGATGCCAAATCCCGCGAGCGGCAAGATCGAAAGGGATCTCGGCGAGGCGAAAATCGCGATCGACGCGTTTGCCGGGCTGCTGGACGCGATGCGATCGCAGCTCGAAGGCCAGGCGCTCCGCGACACCGAGGCTCTGCTCACCACTTTGCGCGTGAACTTCGTCGAAAAGAGCAGCGGCGCATAG
- a CDS encoding Zn-dependent hydrolase, whose amino-acid sequence MPATIDAARLRRRLEELAVIGRTSQGGVTRLSYRPEHAAAVKLAAKWMRQAGAAAAVDAWGNLHALVSGRDRGSPPVAAGSHLDTVPNGGIFDGALGVVAAIEAAQALRDADAHLRRPLLLLGFAEEEGTSFGVGCLGSLGVVGRAPAPETIRTRDGATAATLLRAFDPGVPKGPLAPSMASYLELHIEQGPILASRHAPLAAVEAIAGISRAVFTFRGQANHAGTTPMEARRDALWGAAELVGQVRVLALGTAGRAVATVGRLSVTPGATNVIPGTAEMAVEARSADDHVLGAFRQSIEQAGRTCAGRYGLELDIGEWRTEAPLPLDAAVRTAITQAARDLNEPMTTMPSWAGHDAKILGSRVPTGMIFVPSDRGISHSPEEHTSWEDAARGAQVLCRALERLAA is encoded by the coding sequence ATGCCCGCGACCATCGACGCCGCGCGTCTCCGCCGCCGTCTGGAAGAGCTGGCCGTGATCGGCCGGACCTCCCAGGGCGGCGTCACGCGGCTCTCGTATCGGCCCGAGCACGCCGCGGCGGTGAAGCTCGCCGCCAAATGGATGCGCCAGGCCGGCGCCGCCGCGGCGGTCGACGCGTGGGGCAACCTCCACGCTCTCGTGTCGGGAAGGGATCGGGGATCGCCGCCCGTGGCCGCGGGCTCCCACCTCGATACGGTGCCGAACGGCGGCATCTTCGACGGCGCCCTCGGCGTGGTCGCCGCGATCGAGGCGGCGCAGGCCCTGCGCGACGCGGACGCTCACCTCAGACGGCCGCTGCTGCTCCTCGGCTTCGCGGAGGAAGAAGGGACGTCGTTCGGCGTCGGCTGCCTGGGGTCGCTCGGCGTCGTCGGGCGCGCGCCCGCGCCCGAGACGATCCGGACCCGCGACGGCGCGACGGCCGCGACGCTGCTCCGGGCGTTCGACCCCGGCGTCCCGAAAGGACCGCTGGCCCCGTCGATGGCCTCGTACCTGGAGCTGCACATCGAGCAGGGCCCGATCCTGGCTTCGAGGCACGCGCCGCTCGCCGCGGTGGAGGCAATCGCCGGCATCTCCCGCGCCGTCTTCACCTTCCGCGGCCAGGCCAACCACGCGGGCACGACGCCGATGGAGGCGCGGCGCGACGCACTGTGGGGGGCCGCGGAACTGGTCGGGCAGGTGCGCGTCCTCGCCCTCGGGACGGCGGGCCGCGCGGTCGCGACCGTCGGCCGCCTCTCGGTGACGCCGGGCGCGACCAATGTGATCCCCGGGACGGCGGAGATGGCCGTCGAGGCGCGCAGCGCAGACGACCACGTGCTCGGCGCGTTCCGCCAGAGCATCGAGCAGGCGGGCCGGACGTGCGCCGGCCGCTATGGCCTCGAACTCGATATCGGTGAATGGCGGACCGAGGCGCCGCTGCCGCTCGATGCCGCCGTGCGTACGGCGATCACCCAGGCGGCGAGAGATTTGAATGAGCCGATGACGACGATGCCGAGCTGGGCAGGACACGACGCCAAGATTCTCGGGTCGCGGGTGCCGACCGGGATGATCTTCGTTCCGAGCGATCGAGGCATCAGCCATTCGCCGGAAGAACACACTTCGTGGGAAGACGCCGCGCGGGGCGCCCAGGTGCTCTGCCGCGCCCTGGAGCGGCTCGCCGCGTGA
- a CDS encoding ABC transporter permease, whose amino-acid sequence MSTVAGALPAVRPRAPAKRGFWHLAGRFARNRLAVVGLLVAMLVLVVAAAASVIAPYSPIKTDFTAYLQPPGGRHLLGTDELGRDVFSRIIFGSRASLEAGLISVGLGISAGVPLGLAAGFYGNRLDDVLMRLTDAMLSIPNLILALTVVAVLGPGLGKAMIAIAVGLMPVFMRIMRAQVLSERGREYIQAARALGAADRRIIWRHLLPNSVAPIVVQGSLNVAGAILAEATLSFLGLGTQPPTPSWGSMLNAAQQYLTQAPWLSVWPGIAIAVTVFAVNVAGDGIREIWDPRTR is encoded by the coding sequence GTGAGCACGGTCGCGGGCGCCCTCCCGGCCGTTCGCCCCCGCGCGCCCGCGAAGCGAGGCTTTTGGCACCTCGCCGGGCGGTTTGCCCGAAACCGGCTGGCGGTGGTCGGACTGCTGGTCGCGATGTTGGTGCTCGTGGTCGCGGCCGCCGCGTCGGTGATCGCGCCGTACTCGCCGATCAAGACCGACTTCACCGCCTACCTCCAACCTCCCGGCGGACGGCACCTGCTCGGCACCGACGAGTTGGGCCGCGACGTCTTCAGCCGCATCATCTTCGGCTCGCGCGCCTCGCTCGAGGCCGGGCTCATTTCGGTCGGGCTGGGTATTTCCGCCGGCGTGCCGCTCGGCCTCGCCGCGGGCTTCTACGGCAACCGCCTCGACGACGTGCTGATGCGGCTCACGGACGCCATGCTCTCGATCCCGAACCTGATCCTCGCCCTGACCGTGGTCGCCGTGCTCGGGCCCGGGCTCGGCAAGGCGATGATCGCGATCGCCGTCGGCCTGATGCCCGTGTTCATGCGGATCATGCGCGCGCAGGTGCTCTCGGAGCGCGGCCGGGAGTACATTCAGGCCGCGCGCGCGCTCGGCGCCGCGGACCGGCGGATCATCTGGCGGCACCTCCTGCCGAACAGCGTCGCGCCGATCGTCGTGCAGGGCTCGCTCAACGTCGCGGGGGCGATTCTCGCCGAGGCGACGCTCAGCTTCCTGGGGCTGGGCACGCAGCCGCCGACGCCGTCGTGGGGATCGATGCTGAACGCGGCGCAGCAATATCTGACGCAGGCGCCGTGGCTCTCGGTTTGGCCCGGCATCGCGATCGCCGTCACGGTGTTCGCGGTGAACGTGGCCGGCGACGGCATCCGCGAGATCTGGGATCCCCGCACGCGCTGA